A part of Miscanthus floridulus cultivar M001 chromosome 6, ASM1932011v1, whole genome shotgun sequence genomic DNA contains:
- the LOC136460835 gene encoding uncharacterized protein — protein MAVPNYTYLKLKMSGPSGVIVIESMYEHAYDCDVECIEYAKALVEAETLITHLDQLSGEAPDSKHRMGAFEPTEAIKLIPVDPACPDDQALRISATLNIK, from the coding sequence atggcagtacccaactatacctacctcaagctcaagatgtcaggccctagcggtgtcatcgtGATTGAGTCCAtgtatgaacatgcatacgactgcgacgttgagtgcatcgagtacgccaaggctcttgtggaggctgagaccctcatcacccacctcgaccaacttagTGGTgaggcacctgactccaagcatcgtatGGGGGCATTCGAGCCCACGGaagccatcaaactcatcccggtcgaccccgcctgccccgatgaccaggcgctgaggatcagcgccaccctcaatatcaaatag